One region of Flavobacterium sp. KACC 22763 genomic DNA includes:
- a CDS encoding acyltransferase family protein, with amino-acid sequence MRIEQLTFTRFLAAISIVIFHYAKKSFLFNNKYVNFIFSNADVCVSYFFILSGFVMMVAYAKRTEISAKEYFINRFARIYPVYFLALLIMFLLQAHIQNLDVLGLVLNVFLIQAWVSGKILSVNPPGWSLSVEFIFYAIFPFLFNQGFRKMKLKRIFLYIILFWILSQIIFQLLYLGYIEIDKFAITRDFIMYNPLLHINEFLVGTLAGFLFTEKLKSRVGNYDFLILAFVVLIILALKFSMNLSFHNGLLAVFFIPLIILLSLNNGWITKLFQKKAFVFLGEISFGIYILQHPVFSVISSYSVKKYLHMTDMTMVFFLRLILLIITASVSYLYIEKPIQNLIKARRVKLLRV; translated from the coding sequence ATGAGAATAGAACAATTGACTTTTACACGTTTTTTAGCAGCAATCTCAATAGTTATATTTCACTATGCCAAAAAGAGTTTTCTGTTTAATAATAAATATGTAAACTTTATATTTAGTAATGCAGATGTATGTGTGAGTTATTTTTTTATTTTGTCTGGATTTGTAATGATGGTTGCGTATGCAAAAAGAACGGAAATTTCTGCTAAAGAATATTTTATAAATAGATTTGCCAGAATCTATCCAGTTTATTTTTTGGCTCTTTTGATTATGTTTTTGTTACAAGCCCATATACAAAATTTAGATGTTTTAGGGTTGGTTTTAAATGTTTTTTTGATTCAAGCTTGGGTTTCTGGGAAGATCTTGAGTGTTAATCCTCCTGGTTGGTCATTGTCGGTAGAATTTATTTTTTATGCAATTTTTCCTTTTTTGTTTAATCAAGGTTTTAGGAAAATGAAGCTGAAAAGAATATTTTTGTACATCATTTTATTTTGGATTTTAAGTCAGATTATTTTTCAATTACTGTATCTAGGATATATTGAAATAGATAAATTTGCAATTACAAGAGATTTTATAATGTATAATCCATTATTGCATATTAATGAATTTTTGGTTGGAACTTTGGCAGGTTTTCTTTTTACTGAAAAATTAAAATCAAGAGTAGGGAATTATGATTTTTTAATTTTAGCTTTTGTAGTTCTGATAATTTTAGCTTTAAAGTTTTCAATGAATTTAAGTTTTCACAATGGATTGTTGGCTGTGTTTTTTATTCCTTTAATAATTTTACTTTCCTTAAATAATGGTTGGATAACAAAATTGTTTCAAAAAAAAGCATTCGTATTTTTAGGTGAAATTAGTTTTGGAATTTATATCCTTCAGCATCCTGTTTTTAGTGTTATCAGCAGTTACTCTGTTAAAAAATATTTACACATGACAGATATGACAATGGTTTTCTTTTTAAGATTAATTCTTTTAATAATTACAGCATCAGTCTCATATCTATATATAGAAAAACCAATTCAAAATTTAATTAAAGCTAGGAGGGTTAAACTTTTGAGAGTTTAA
- the neuC gene encoding UDP-N-acetylglucosamine 2-epimerase encodes MQKRKIAVVITARPSYSRVKTVLSAIQEHSNLELQLVVAASALLDRYGSAVNYIEKDGFTIAAKVFNVLEGENLTAAAKTTGIGILELSTVFDNLKPDIVVTVADRFETMATAIAASYMNIPLAHIQGGEVTGNIDEKVRHAITKLADYHFVASESAKERVIKLGEESEMVFNTGCPSIDLASEIINSKTLPFDPYEKYGGVGASPDLSNGYLVVMQHPVTTEYKDSRKHIEVTLEAIYKLNKPTLWFWPNVDAGADGTSTGIRAFREQHQLPNVHFFKNMEGKDFLQLLKHSDCLIGNSSVGIRECAFLGIPVVNIGSRQNRRDRGGNSVDVNYSQLEIENAIIASIRKGKVDPSLIYGNGSAGKKIGDLLATLPLQFHKTIAY; translated from the coding sequence ATGCAAAAACGAAAAATAGCTGTAGTTATCACAGCTCGTCCTTCTTATAGTCGTGTAAAAACTGTACTATCAGCAATTCAGGAACACTCAAATCTAGAATTGCAATTGGTTGTTGCAGCTTCAGCATTATTAGACCGATACGGATCTGCTGTAAATTATATTGAAAAAGATGGTTTTACTATTGCGGCAAAAGTATTTAATGTGTTGGAAGGAGAAAATCTTACAGCAGCAGCAAAAACTACTGGAATTGGTATTTTAGAATTATCTACCGTTTTTGATAATTTGAAACCAGATATCGTGGTAACTGTCGCAGATCGATTTGAGACAATGGCAACTGCAATCGCTGCCTCTTATATGAATATTCCTTTAGCACATATTCAGGGTGGAGAAGTAACTGGAAATATCGATGAAAAAGTACGCCATGCAATTACAAAATTAGCAGATTACCATTTCGTAGCTTCTGAAAGTGCTAAAGAGAGAGTTATAAAGTTGGGTGAAGAATCAGAAATGGTTTTTAATACTGGATGTCCCTCAATTGATTTAGCGTCAGAAATAATTAATAGCAAAACGCTTCCATTTGATCCCTATGAGAAGTATGGTGGTGTGGGAGCAAGCCCCGATTTAAGCAATGGTTATCTGGTTGTTATGCAGCATCCGGTTACAACTGAATATAAAGATTCTAGAAAACATATAGAAGTTACACTTGAAGCTATTTACAAATTAAATAAGCCTACACTGTGGTTTTGGCCAAATGTAGATGCTGGAGCAGACGGAACTTCTACAGGAATCCGCGCCTTTAGAGAGCAACATCAGTTACCGAATGTCCATTTTTTTAAAAATATGGAAGGGAAAGATTTTTTGCAATTACTGAAGCATAGTGATTGCCTAATCGGAAATTCAAGTGTTGGAATTCGTGAATGTGCTTTTTTAGGAATTCCTGTTGTTAACATTGGTTCTCGTCAAAATAGAAGAGATAGAGGAGGAAATAGTGTCGATGTAAATTATTCGCAATTGGAAATAGAAAATGCAATTATAGCTTCTATTCGAAAAGGAAAAGTCGACCCGTCCTTAATTTATGGGAATGGAAGTGCTGGCAAAAAAATTGGCGATTTATTAGCTACGCTGCCTTTGCAGTTTCATAAAACTATTGCTTACTAA
- a CDS encoding acylneuraminate cytidylyltransferase family protein: MRILAIIPVRGGSKGVPGKNIKLLNGKPLLAYTAEVAFASNLLTEVIVSSEDEKIIEVAKGLGIKVPFVRPTSLAEDNTPTIDVVVDILNCYKKQSIFFDAVCLLQVTCPFRTVEFLDKAIERFVAKDTDSLVSVLKVPHVYNPHWTFEEDDKGNLKNATGDSKIISRRQELPTTYHRDGSIYITKSEVLLEQHSLYGKSIAFIESDPEFYINIDTLADWKKAEEIVHQKMK, translated from the coding sequence ATGAGAATCTTAGCGATTATTCCAGTCCGTGGCGGTTCTAAAGGTGTACCAGGTAAAAACATCAAATTACTTAATGGCAAACCATTATTGGCTTACACCGCTGAGGTAGCTTTTGCTTCTAATTTATTAACGGAAGTGATTGTTTCATCGGAAGATGAAAAAATTATCGAGGTTGCAAAAGGTTTAGGGATTAAAGTGCCATTTGTTAGGCCTACATCATTGGCAGAAGATAATACACCCACTATTGATGTTGTTGTAGATATATTAAATTGTTACAAGAAACAATCCATTTTTTTTGATGCTGTTTGTCTTTTGCAAGTAACATGTCCTTTCAGAACAGTCGAATTTCTAGATAAAGCAATTGAAAGATTTGTAGCGAAAGATACAGATTCTTTAGTTTCAGTACTCAAAGTGCCACATGTTTATAATCCGCATTGGACATTTGAAGAAGATGATAAAGGAAATCTTAAAAATGCTACTGGTGACAGTAAAATAATCAGTCGACGACAAGAATTACCAACTACTTATCATAGAGACGGAAGTATTTATATTACGAAATCGGAAGTTTTACTTGAGCAGCATTCCTTGTACGGAAAAAGTATTGCATTTATCGAGTCAGATCCTGAATTTTATATTAATATTGATACACTCGCTGATTGGAAAAAAGCTGAAGAAATTGTTCATCAGAAAATGAAATAA
- a CDS encoding N-acetylneuraminate synthase family protein, whose product MSTYFKISDRKIGQDYKPFLIAEIGQAHEGSLGILYSYIDAIAQTGVDAVKFQMHIAEAESSEHEPFRVKFSLEDKSRFDYWKRMGFSLEQWKDIKMYCDNLGLEFICSPFSNLAVDWLEEIGVNSYKIGSGEVNNFLILEKIARTGKPLILSSGMSSYGELDKTVLFLEERNVDFSILQCTTAYPTQPNQYGLNVIQELKNRYNVPIGFSDHSAKIETCIAATSLGASILEFHVVFDRAIFGPDSKSSLTISETKELVAAVRNIACAMSNPIDKNDNQNFSSLKQIFEKSLAVNKDLSKNHVLTFDDLESKKPKGFGIDASKFKEVIGKTLNKDLKKWDFLNEFDLF is encoded by the coding sequence ATGAGTACTTATTTTAAAATTTCAGATCGTAAAATAGGACAAGATTATAAACCATTCCTAATTGCCGAAATAGGTCAAGCACATGAGGGGAGTTTAGGTATCTTGTATTCTTATATCGATGCTATTGCACAAACAGGGGTTGATGCTGTGAAATTTCAAATGCATATTGCCGAAGCTGAAAGTAGCGAGCATGAACCTTTTCGGGTAAAATTTTCATTAGAGGATAAATCGAGGTTTGATTATTGGAAACGAATGGGATTTTCTTTAGAACAATGGAAAGATATAAAAATGTATTGTGATAATTTAGGATTGGAATTTATTTGCTCCCCATTTAGTAATTTGGCTGTTGATTGGCTGGAAGAAATAGGTGTCAATTCATATAAAATTGGCTCAGGCGAAGTGAACAATTTTTTGATTTTAGAAAAGATTGCCCGTACAGGAAAACCTCTAATTTTATCATCTGGGATGAGTTCTTATGGAGAATTAGACAAAACAGTTTTATTTTTAGAGGAAAGAAATGTTGATTTTTCTATTTTACAATGTACAACTGCATATCCAACTCAACCGAATCAATACGGTTTGAATGTAATACAAGAATTGAAGAATCGTTATAATGTTCCGATTGGTTTTTCCGATCATTCAGCAAAAATAGAAACATGTATAGCTGCGACTTCTTTGGGAGCAAGTATTTTGGAGTTTCATGTTGTTTTTGATAGGGCAATTTTTGGACCTGATTCAAAATCTTCATTAACTATTTCAGAAACAAAAGAATTAGTGGCGGCAGTAAGAAATATTGCGTGCGCAATGTCTAACCCTATTGATAAAAATGATAATCAAAATTTTTCTTCGTTAAAACAAATTTTTGAAAAATCTTTGGCTGTAAATAAAGATTTATCTAAAAATCATGTTTTGACTTTTGATGATCTAGAATCTAAAAAGCCAAAAGGTTTTGGAATAGATGCTTCAAAATTTAAAGAAGTAATCGGAAAAACTTTAAATAAAGATTTAAAAAAATGGGATTTTTTAAATGAATTTGATTTATTCTAA
- a CDS encoding glycosyltransferase family 4 protein, with amino-acid sequence MNDSIKVILISQIPLPYSKIGSWSTLYNNYLENDHKIDYIVCPETNKKYNSIQYHFVKETFLDRLLQRVFKRKNQQYLRALDRIIQPNEKYIIQIIDNYGMVKPVYDYLISKKVLINCYIHFFYHGFSPYIKTSSGINFYDVIDELIVLTYESYREHKKIINVLPCRFSVLHNGIDTTKFKKASVLEREDLRKKFDVDNKKVFVWCSQDRPKKGLHIILEAWANIYNSHKNIVLLVIGCERRDEIEGVKFLGKMPNDELSKYLKASDCYLFSTLCQEGFGLSLIEALHCGNYCIASAMGGVPEVLQYGKLGKLIENPHFVSEWIDAINDYLENKFEISEINEDLYSITSWRNGMNQIIEKAKKRLEMHINK; translated from the coding sequence ATGAACGATTCAATAAAAGTTATTCTAATATCGCAAATCCCTCTTCCTTATTCAAAAATAGGAAGTTGGTCGACATTGTATAATAATTATCTAGAAAACGATCATAAAATAGATTATATTGTTTGCCCTGAGACAAATAAAAAGTATAATTCAATACAATATCATTTTGTTAAGGAAACTTTTTTGGATAGGCTACTGCAAAGAGTATTTAAACGTAAAAATCAGCAATATCTAAGGGCTCTAGATAGGATTATTCAACCAAATGAGAAATACATAATCCAGATTATTGATAATTATGGAATGGTGAAACCTGTTTATGATTATTTAATTTCTAAAAAAGTTTTAATCAATTGCTACATTCATTTTTTTTATCATGGATTCTCTCCATACATTAAAACAAGTTCTGGAATTAATTTTTATGATGTTATTGATGAATTGATCGTTTTAACTTATGAAAGTTATAGAGAACACAAAAAAATAATTAATGTTTTACCCTGTCGTTTTTCTGTTCTCCATAACGGTATAGATACAACGAAGTTTAAGAAAGCATCTGTTTTAGAAAGAGAAGATCTAAGAAAAAAATTTGATGTAGATAATAAAAAAGTCTTTGTTTGGTGTTCGCAAGACCGGCCGAAGAAAGGATTACATATTATTTTAGAAGCATGGGCAAATATTTATAATTCTCACAAGAATATTGTTCTGCTAGTTATAGGATGTGAAAGAAGGGACGAAATTGAAGGCGTTAAGTTTTTAGGAAAAATGCCAAATGATGAATTATCAAAATACCTTAAAGCATCAGACTGTTATCTTTTTTCAACACTTTGTCAGGAAGGTTTTGGACTCAGTTTAATTGAAGCCTTGCACTGTGGTAATTATTGTATAGCATCGGCAATGGGAGGGGTGCCAGAAGTTTTGCAGTATGGAAAACTGGGTAAATTAATTGAAAATCCGCATTTTGTTTCGGAATGGATAGATGCAATAAATGATTATTTAGAAAATAAGTTTGAAATTTCAGAAATAAATGAAGATTTGTATTCAATCACGTCATGGAGAAATGGGATGAATCAAATTATTGAAAAAGCAAAAAAACGATTAGAAATGCATATAAACAAATGA
- a CDS encoding glycosyltransferase family A protein — translation MESLLKTTHSKTFITLVNNGSCGDVADYLEELYRNGKIHEIIHTTNVGKLNAVLKGISGHDFSLITVSDSDVLFLNDWQKETYKVFENFPKTGAVCPTPSSRSLKNYTSNIWFELFFSKSLFFSKVKNPKALKVFAESVGNPEFYNEIHLEKYLTVSNKNSVAVVGAGHFVTTYRKEVFEKNNLKYSDFVLGGESEKKLLDLPVIKKGMWRLSTEDNFAYHLGNVEEQWMKEALDTLKSNNYVIEKPIILKNIRSSKFGFFIKNIMFSRIITQKKIWRYCIKYKGLSSVEAVKY, via the coding sequence TTGGAATCTTTATTAAAGACGACCCATTCTAAAACATTTATAACTTTAGTTAATAATGGAAGCTGTGGTGATGTAGCTGATTATCTAGAAGAATTGTACCGAAATGGAAAGATACACGAAATCATTCATACCACTAATGTCGGAAAGCTTAATGCTGTCTTAAAAGGTATCTCTGGCCATGATTTTTCGCTCATAACAGTGTCAGATAGCGATGTTCTTTTTTTAAATGATTGGCAGAAAGAAACCTATAAAGTGTTTGAAAACTTTCCTAAAACCGGAGCAGTTTGTCCAACCCCTTCTTCACGTTCTCTCAAAAATTATACATCTAATATTTGGTTTGAATTGTTTTTTTCAAAATCACTTTTTTTTTCAAAAGTTAAGAATCCAAAGGCTTTAAAAGTGTTTGCTGAAAGTGTTGGGAATCCTGAATTTTATAATGAAATACATCTCGAAAAGTATCTTACGGTTTCTAATAAAAATAGTGTGGCAGTAGTTGGAGCAGGGCATTTTGTGACGACTTATAGAAAAGAAGTTTTTGAAAAAAATAATTTGAAATATTCAGATTTCGTCCTTGGAGGAGAAAGTGAGAAGAAATTGTTAGATTTACCAGTCATTAAAAAAGGAATGTGGAGACTTTCTACAGAAGATAACTTTGCATATCATTTGGGAAATGTAGAAGAACAATGGATGAAAGAAGCTTTGGATACGTTAAAATCGAATAATTATGTTATTGAAAAACCAATTATTTTGAAAAATATTAGATCCTCAAAATTTGGATTTTTTATAAAAAATATAATGTTTTCAAGAATCATTACACAAAAAAAAATTTGGAGATATTGTATAAAGTATAAAGGACTTTCAAGCGTAGAGGCCGTAAAATATTAA